A region of the Myxococcus stipitatus DSM 14675 genome:
CGACGGCGGTACGCGTCCTCCCACTCGGGCTTGCCCCAGTGGATGGGCTTGCCCCCGCCGCGCTCCAGCAGCGACTGGCCGTCATTGCCGCCCAGGATGACCACCACCACTTCGGGCTGGTGCCGCTTCACCTCCTCCTCGCCCACCTCCATCCAATCGAAGAAGTCGGGACGGGCCAGGCCCGTGGAGGAGCGCGCGCGGCGTGACGCGCGAATCTCCGGGTGGGCCTCCAGGCGAGCCAGCAGGTAGTCCCCGAAGCCCGTGGCGATGAGGCTGTCCCCCAGCAGCAGCACGGAGCGGGAACGCTCCACCGCGGGAGCCGCCGGAGGCACCACGGTGGGAGGCGCGGGAGGCGCCACGGCGGGAGGCGCGGGACGCTCGGCGCCCTTCGCGGGGCCGGACTCCTGACCCGACGCGACGGCCTTGGTGGAGATGGAGACGAGGAGGACGACGAGCCAACGCGTGAAACGGTTCTGCATTCGGAACCCCACGGTAGCGGGATGCGGGCGCCAGGTACACGTCCCTTTCACGCCCACCGCCTCCTGGATGGCGTCACGCCACCGAGACACTCCGAGCGAACGCGAGCCGCTCCAACCAGGGCGCGAGCAGCGACGCACACTCCCGGGGGTGGGTGAAGTACGGCACGTGCCCCGCCCCCTTCAGCAGATGACGGGGAGTCCCCGGGGGAAGGGAGCGAGCCAGCCGCTCCACCGTGGCCGGGGGCACCAGCACGTCGCGGTCCCCCTGGATGCAGATGCAGGCGACGTTCGACTGGCACAGCTCGGGCGGTGGCGGCTCGCCGCCGATGGAGAGCGCCCGGTGCCACGTCGTCTCTCGCTCCACCGCCGTGGTGGGCACCACCTCCCGCACCTGCGAGAGCGCGACGGGCCGCCACGCCGCCAGCCCCGCCGCGACGATGCCGGGCCGCCCCCACCGGGCGATGGGCCCCATCATCCCGATGAGCAGCCCGCGCGGCCCCAGGTGCTCCGTGCGCGTGAAGGCGCCCAGGAAGGCCACGCCCCTCACCGCTCCGGACGCCGCCAGGTGCGCGGCCACCATGCCGCCGAAGGAGCTGGCCACCACCGCGTCCATCTCCCCCGCCGCTCGCGCCACCTGCCGCGCCAGGGCGCCCGCTCCCACGGCCGCGTGCTCCCCTTCCGGGTACTCGACGAGGACCGTCCGGGCCATGGGGCTCAGCACCTTCGCCAGCGCACGGAACCCGGAACCCCGAGCCCCCAGCCCCGGCAACAACAGCACCCTGGGCCCGCCGCCCGTCCCCTCTTCCGTGAGCTGCACTTCCGAACGCATGTCACTCCCTCGCGGTGGCGCCGGGGAACACCGGGGACACGTGCGTTCTGCCCGCTCCGAGCGAGGCAGCGGGCGCCTCCTCCCGTTGGCTGGCGCGCTCCAGGCCCAGGAAGGCGCGGGTGCGCTCGTGCCTCGGGCGCTCCAGCACCTGCTCCGGTGGACCTTCCTCCAGGACCCGCCCGCCGTGCAGCACCAGCATCCGCGTCGCCAGCTCCCGCGCGAAGCGCATCT
Encoded here:
- a CDS encoding alpha/beta fold hydrolase, whose product is MRSEVQLTEEGTGGGPRVLLLPGLGARGSGFRALAKVLSPMARTVLVEYPEGEHAAVGAGALARQVARAAGEMDAVVASSFGGMVAAHLAASGAVRGVAFLGAFTRTEHLGPRGLLIGMMGPIARWGRPGIVAAGLAAWRPVALSQVREVVPTTAVERETTWHRALSIGGEPPPPELCQSNVACICIQGDRDVLVPPATVERLARSLPPGTPRHLLKGAGHVPYFTHPRECASLLAPWLERLAFARSVSVA
- a CDS encoding DUF459 domain-containing protein, whose amino-acid sequence is MQNRFTRWLVVLLVSISTKAVASGQESGPAKGAERPAPPAVAPPAPPTVVPPAAPAVERSRSVLLLGDSLIATGFGDYLLARLEAHPEIRASRRARSSTGLARPDFFDWMEVGEEEVKRHQPEVVVVILGGNDGQSLLERGGGKPIHWGKPEWEDAYRRRIESFAGVIAAPGRKIIWLELPATGLKRFEQKLALIRGLQREVISSRTDARYVDTREYFTDAKGKALLQARVEGFRKPMKLRMSDGVHFTIAGGRYFASKVYPEVLGALGLSRG